From a single Vitis vinifera cultivar Pinot Noir 40024 chromosome 18, ASM3070453v1 genomic region:
- the LOC104882743 gene encoding disease resistance protein RPV1, with product MLIAKGLRAYSRSKIIETEEPDIVSHFVFSSSKFCYSPTMASTSNPKRPSSSSSNSKWRYDVFLSFRGKDTRNNFTSHLYKALDHANIETFIDDEGLPRGEEIAPELLKAIEGSRIALIVFSKTYADSKWCLDELVKIMECEKEKGQQVFPIFYHVEPSEVRNQTGIYGEAFNNHERNADEEKKKKKIEQWRTALRKAGNLSGFPLQDRSEAEFIEDIIGEIRRLIPKLVDVGKNMVGMDGNLKQVKSLIDAQSNEVSMVGIYGIGGIGKTTIAKVVYNDMLYKFKRHSFLENVREKSKGGRGLLELQEKLLCDILMEKNLELRNIDKGIEKIKSECCFEKVLIVLDDVDCPRQLEFLAPNSDCFHRGSIIIVTTRNKRCLNVYESYSSYEAKGLAREQAKELFCWNAFRKHHPKDNYVDLSNRILDYAKGLPLALVVLGSFLFQRDVDEWESTLDKLKTNPLEDIQKVLQISYDGLDDKCKKLFLDIACFFKYKDEKFVTRILEGCKFHPKIGLRVLDERCLISITYGTIRMHDLLQEMGWAIVRQIDPECPGKWSRLWELQDIESVFTRNKGTKNIEGIFINRSWDTKKRIQLTAEAFRKMNRLRLLIVKGNMVQLSQDFELPCHDLVYFHWDNYPLEYLPSNFHVENLVELNLWYSNIEHLWEGNMTARKLKVINLSYSMHLVGISSISSAPNLEILILKGCKRLESLPRNFHKLECLQTLSCDGCSNLKSFPKIEEEMRSLRKLHLSHTGIMELPSSISNLNGLEKLDLGYCKNLLSLPDSIFSLSSLQTLNLFECSKLVGFPGINIGSLKALEYLDLSYCENIESLPNNIGSFSSLHTLSLMGCSKLKGFPDINIGSFSSLHTLSLMGCSKLKGFPDINIGSLKALQLLDFSRCRNLESLPNNIGSLSSLHTLLLVGCSKLKGFPDINFGSLKALQLLDFSRCRNLESLPMSIYNLSSLKTLRITNCPKLEEMLEIELGVDWPLPPTTSHISNSAIIWYDGCFSSLEALKQKCPLSSLVELSVRKFYGMEKDILSGSFHLSSLKILSLGNFPSMAGGILDKIFHLSSLVKLSLTKCKPTEEGIPSDIRNLSPLQQLSLHDCNLMEGKILNHICHLTSLEELHLGWNHFSSIPAGISRLSNLKALDLSHCKNLQQIPELPSSLRFLDAHCSDRISSSPSLLPIHSMVNCFKSEIEDCVVIHRYSSFWGNGIGIVIPRSSGILEWITYRNMGGHKVTIELPPNWYENDDLWGFALCCVYVAPACESEDESQYESGLISEDDSDLEDEEASFYCELTIEGNNQSEDVAGFVLDFRCVKDDVSDMQWVICYPKLAIEKSYHTNQWTHFKASFGGAQVAECGIRLVYTKDYEQKHPTMAQGSTSHGNFGEHGSVREDGSTSHGKFGDHRLVREALLL from the exons ATGCTAATTGCTAAAGGGTTACGGGCTTACAGCCGATCAAAGATAATTGAGACAGAAGAACCAGACATCGTCTCacactttgttttttcttcttccaaatTTTGTTACAGTCCAACCATGGCTTCCACTAGCAATCCCAAgagaccctcttcttcttcttctaattcTAAATGGAGGTACGATGTGTTCTTGAGTTTCAGAGGCAAGGATACCCGCAACAACTTTACTAGTCATCTCTACAAGGCTTTGGATCATGCCAACATTGAAACCTTTATAGATGATGAAGGACTTCCAAGGGGAGAAGAGATTGCGCCCGAGCTCCTAAAAGCTATTGAAGGATCAAGGATTGCCCTTATTGTCTTCTCGAAAACCTATGCTGATTCCAAGTGGTGCTTGGATGAACTCGTCAAGATCATGGAGTGCGAGAAAGAAAAGGGACAACaggtttttcctattttctatcATGTAGAGCCGTCTGAAGTCAGGAACCAGACTGGGATTTATGGAGAAGCATTTAACAATCACGAAAGAAATGCAGacgaggagaagaagaagaagaagatagagcAGTGGCGGACTGCCTTAAGGAAAGCTGGTAATTTGAGTGGATTTCCTCTGCAGGATAG ATCTGAGGCAGAGTTTATTGAAGATATCATTGGTGAGATTAGAAGATTGATTCCTAAGTTGGTAGATGTTGGTAAGAACATGGTTGGAATGGATGGAAATTTGAAACAAGTGAAGTCATTGATAGATGCCCAATCAAATGAAGTGAGCATGGTTGGGATTTATGGGATTGGTGGGATTGGTAAAACTACCATCGCCAAGGTTGTTTACAAtgatatgttatataaatttaaacgTCACAGCTTTCTTGAAAATGTGAGAGAGAAATCTAAAGGTGGTCGTGGTTTACTTGAATTACAAGAAAAACTTCTTTGTGATATCCTAATGGAGAAAAATCTGGAGTTAAGGAATATTGATAAAGGAATTGAAAAGATAAAGAGTGAGTGTTGCTTTGAAAAGGTTCTTATTGTTCTTGATGATGTAGATTGCCCAAGACAATTAGAATTCTTAGCTCCTAATTCTGACTGTTTTCATCGAGGAAGCATAATCATTGTGACCACGAGAAATAAACGTTGCCTAAATGTATATGAGTCGTATTCATCATATGAGGCTAAGGGATTAGCACGTGAGCAAGCTAAGGAACTCTTTTGTTGGAATGCCTTTCGAAAACACCATCCAAAAGACAATTATGTGGACCTCTCTAATCGTATACTGGATTATGCTAAAGGCCTTCCATTGGCTCTTGTAGTTTTGGgttcttttctctttcaaaGGGATGTGGATGAATGGGAAAGCACATTGGATAAACTCAAAACAAACCCTCTCGAAGATATTCAAAAGGTACTCCAGATAAGTTATGATGGACTAGATGATAAATGCAAAAAGTTGTTTCTTGATATTGCATGCTTCTTCAAATATAAGGATGAAAAATTTGTTACAAGAATACTAGAAGGTTGCAAATTCCATCCCAAGATTGGACTAAGAGTTCTTGATGAGAGATGTCTTATCTCTATAACGTACGGCACTATAAGGATGCATGACTTGTTACAAGAAATGGGTTGGGCAATTGTTCGCCAAATTGATCCAGAATGTCCTGGAAAATGGAGCAGATTGTGGGAATTACAAGATATTGAAAGTGTATTTACCCGAAATAAG GGGACAAAAAACATTGAGGGGATATTCATAAATCGGTCTTGGGATACAAAAAAACGTATACAACTTACTGCTGAAGCTTTCAGAAAGATGAATCGACTTAGATTGCTCATAGTTAAAGGCAATATGGTGCAGCTTTCCCAAGACTTTGAATTGCCTTGTCATGATTTAGTATATTTTCATTGGGATAACTACCCTTTGGAATATTTGCCATCAAATTTTCATGTAGAAAATCTTGTTGAACTTAACCTCTGGTACAGCAACATAGAACATCTTTGGGAAGGAAACATG ACTGCTAGAAAGTTAAAGGTCATTAATCTCAGTTATTCCATGCATCTGGTTGGTATTTCAAGCATCTCAAGTGCACCAAATTTGGAGATTCTAATTCTAAAAG GATGCAAGAGACTTGAGAGTCTTCCAAGGAACTTTCATAAGCTGGAATGCCTTCAAACACTCTCTTGTGATGGCTGTTCAAACTTAAAAAGTTTTCCGAAGATCGAGGAAGAAATGAGAAGTCTAAGAAAGCTTCATTTAAGTCATACAGGTATAATGGAATTACCATCATCAATTAGCAATCTAAATGGGCTTGAAAAGTTGGACTTAGGTTATTGCAAAAACCTTTTGAGTCTTCCGGACAGTATTTTTAGTTTGAGTTCTCTTCAAACTCTGAATCTATTTGAGTGTTCAAAACTAGTGGGCTTTCCGGGTATCAATATTGGAAGTCTAAAAGCTCTTGAATATTTGGATTTGTCATATTGTGAGAACATTGAGAGTCTTCCGAACAATATTGGTAGTTTTAGCTCTCTTCATACTCTTTCATTGATGGGGTGTTCAAAACTGAAGGGCTTTCCAGATATCAATATTGGTAGTTTTAGCTCTCTTCATACTCTTTCATTGATGGGGTGTTCAAAACTGAAGGGCTTTCCAGATATCAATATTGGAAGTCTAAAAGCTCTTCAATTGTTAGATTTCTCACGTTGCAGAAACCTTGAGAGTCTTCCGAACAATATTGGTAGTTTGAGCTCTCTTCATACTCTTTTATTGGTAGGGTGTTCAAAATTGAAGGGCTTTCCAGATATCAATTTTGGAAGTCTAAAAGCTCTTCAATTGTTAGATTTCTCACGTTGCAGAAACCTTGAGAGTCTTCCCATGAGCATTTACAATTTGAGCTCTCTCAAAACATTGAGGATTACAAATTGTCCAAAACTCGAGGAAATGTTAGAGATTGAATTAGGGGTTGATTGGCCACTTCCACCTACAACCAGTCACATTTCAAATTCAGCAATAATCTGGTATGATGGCTGCTTTTCCTCATTAGAAGCATTAAAACAAAAGTGCCCCCTGTCATCACTGGTAGAATTATCTGTAAGAAAGTTTTATGGCATGGAAAAAGACATCCTCAGTGGCAGTTTCCACCTATCCTCATTGAAAATATTATCTCTAGGGAACTTCCCTAGCATGGCAGGAGGAATCCTCGATAAGATTTTCCATCTATCTTCATTGGTAAAATTATCTCTTACTAAATGCAAGCCAACGGAAGAAGGAATCCCCAGTGATATTCGGAACCTATCTCCACTGCAACAATTATCTCTACATGACTGCAATCTAATGGAAGGAAAGATCCTCAATCATATTTGCCATCTAACATCCTTGGAAGAATTACATCTGGGTTGGAACCATTTTAGTAGCATTCCTGCTGGCATCAGTCGACTTTCCAATCTAAAAGCCCTTGACTTGAGTCACTGCAAGAACCTTCAACAAATTCCAGAGCTTCCATCAAGTCTACGATTTTTAGATGCGCACTGTTCGGATCGTATTTCATCAAGCCCCTCGCTTCTACCTATTCATTCTATGGTCAATTGCTTCAAATCAGAAATTGAG GACTGCGTGGTTATTCATCGTTATTCTTCCTTCTGGGGCAATGGAATTGGTATTGTTATTCCTAGAAGTAGTGGAATTCTAGAGTGGATAACGTATCGGAATATGGGAGGGCATAAAGTAACAATAGAGCTCCCTCCGAATTGGTATGAAAATGATGACTTGTGGGGATTTGCTTTATGCTGTGTTTATGTTGCACCTGCCTGTGAATCTGAGGATGAATCTCAGTATGAATCAGGTCTTATATCTGAGGATGACAGTGACCTTGAAGATGAAGAAGCAAGCTTTTATTGTGAATTGACAATCGAAGGAAATAATCAATCAGAAGACGTGGCTGGTTTCGTTCTTGATTTTCGCTGTGTTAAGGATGATGTATCAGATATGCAGTGGGTGATATGTTATCCCAAGTTAGCTATTGAGAAAAGTTATCACACCAATCAATGGACACACTTCAAGGCTTCATTTGGTGGGGCCCAAGTGGCAGAGTGCGGAATCCGTCTGGTATACACAAAAGATTATGAACAGAAACATCCAACAATGGCACAAGGCAGTACTTCTCATGGGAATTTTGGTGAGCATGGATCAGTAAGAGAAGATGGCAGTACTTCTCATGGGAAGTTTGGTGACCATAGATTAGTAAGAGAAGCTTTACTACTCTAA